Proteins encoded in a region of the Rhodococcus sp. SBT000017 genome:
- the der gene encoding ribosome biogenesis GTPase Der, whose product MSEEFFSGAAETAGDGTWSDEGEWEYVDLNEGEDGEDAVAVPTLAVVGRPNVGKSTLVNRIIGRREAVVEDVPGVTRDRVSYEANWSGRRFLVQDTGGWEPDAKGLQASVARQAELAMHTADAILLVVDARVGSTTTDEAVARVLRRSKTPVLLVANKVDDGRTESEVAALWSLGLGEPLSVSATHGRGTGDLLDRVLEALPETPREGIPGGGPRRVALVGKPNVGKSSLINKLSGDERSVVHDVAGTTVDPVDSLVDLGGKTWRFVDTAGLRKRVSHASGAEFYASLRTKSAIEAAEVAILLLDASEVISEQDMRVLSMVADAGRALVLAFNKWDLVDDDRRQQLEKEIDRDLARVPWAQRVNISAQTGRAVQKLVPALETALESWDKRVPTGRLNTWLKEVVAATPPPMRGGRLPRIMFATQASTRPPTFVLFTTGFLEAGYRRFIERRLREEFNFDGSPVRVSVRIREKRERPGKGNNR is encoded by the coding sequence GTGAGTGAAGAATTCTTCTCCGGCGCAGCGGAAACCGCGGGCGACGGAACATGGAGCGACGAGGGCGAGTGGGAGTACGTCGACCTCAACGAGGGCGAAGACGGCGAAGATGCCGTAGCCGTACCGACTCTCGCCGTGGTGGGCCGACCGAACGTCGGCAAGTCGACGCTCGTCAACCGCATCATCGGACGACGCGAAGCAGTGGTCGAGGACGTTCCCGGCGTCACGCGCGACCGGGTGTCGTACGAGGCGAACTGGAGTGGTCGACGCTTCTTGGTGCAGGACACCGGCGGTTGGGAACCCGACGCCAAGGGTCTGCAGGCATCCGTTGCGCGCCAGGCCGAATTGGCCATGCACACCGCCGACGCGATCCTGTTGGTCGTCGACGCGCGTGTCGGTTCGACGACGACGGACGAGGCAGTGGCGCGAGTGCTGCGCCGGTCGAAGACTCCGGTTCTGTTGGTGGCCAACAAGGTCGACGACGGACGCACCGAGTCCGAGGTCGCCGCACTGTGGTCGCTGGGTCTGGGGGAGCCGTTGTCGGTTTCCGCGACTCACGGCCGCGGTACCGGTGATTTGCTGGACCGTGTGCTCGAGGCCTTGCCCGAGACCCCGCGTGAGGGCATCCCCGGTGGGGGACCCAGGCGTGTCGCTCTGGTCGGCAAGCCGAACGTGGGCAAGTCGTCGCTGATCAACAAGCTCTCGGGTGACGAGCGCTCGGTGGTGCACGATGTTGCCGGAACCACAGTCGATCCTGTCGACTCGTTGGTCGACTTGGGCGGCAAGACATGGCGATTCGTCGATACCGCCGGACTGCGCAAGCGCGTCAGCCATGCCAGTGGTGCCGAGTTCTATGCGTCACTGCGGACGAAGTCTGCCATCGAGGCGGCCGAGGTCGCGATTCTGCTTCTCGATGCCTCCGAGGTGATCTCGGAGCAGGACATGCGCGTGCTCAGCATGGTCGCCGATGCCGGCCGCGCGTTGGTGTTGGCGTTCAACAAGTGGGATCTGGTGGACGACGATCGTCGTCAGCAGCTCGAGAAGGAGATCGACCGCGATCTCGCTCGGGTGCCGTGGGCGCAGCGCGTGAACATCTCGGCGCAGACGGGCCGTGCGGTGCAGAAGCTCGTACCTGCGCTCGAGACGGCTCTGGAGTCGTGGGACAAGCGTGTGCCGACCGGACGCCTCAACACGTGGCTCAAAGAGGTCGTGGCGGCCACTCCGCCGCCGATGCGTGGTGGACGTCTTCCGCGCATCATGTTCGCGACGCAGGCCAGCACCCGGCCGCCGACGTTCGTGCTGTTCACCACCGGCTTCCTCGAGGCCGGCTACCGCCGATTCATCGAGCGGCGTCTGCGTGAGGAGTTCAACTTCGACGGCAGCCCCGTGCGCGTCTCGGTGCGTATCCGCGAGAAGCGGGAACGGCCGGGCAAGGGCAACAACCGCTGA
- the istB gene encoding IS21-like element helper ATPase IstB, translated as MTTTRTPATTEPVGTDLVRLLKALKLGALTDTLPERAALARQHKLSHIGFLEVLLSDEVNRRDSRSATLRSTKAGLDPAMAFEDWNTHDDLRYDRTLLGDLTSLRFLDAHQSAIILGPVGVGKTHLATALGHMAIRRRHSVLFARSDKLFTRLRAARLDNTVDAEIRRLTAIEVLIIDDFALRPLDATETSDFYELIVERHRKKTTIVTSNREPAEWLTMTADTLLAQSAIDRLTSTAHTLVIEGPSYRQRTRPGTVDATTDNEHPQ; from the coding sequence ATGACCACCACTCGCACCCCAGCCACCACCGAACCGGTCGGCACAGACCTCGTCCGACTGCTCAAGGCCCTCAAACTCGGCGCGCTCACCGACACGCTCCCCGAACGAGCAGCCCTGGCTCGGCAACACAAACTCAGCCACATCGGGTTCCTCGAAGTACTCCTCTCCGACGAAGTCAACCGCCGCGACTCCCGTTCGGCGACATTGCGATCGACCAAAGCAGGACTGGATCCGGCGATGGCGTTCGAGGACTGGAACACCCACGACGATCTCCGATACGACCGGACCCTGCTCGGAGATCTGACCTCACTACGCTTCCTCGATGCTCACCAGTCCGCGATCATCCTCGGACCCGTCGGAGTCGGCAAGACGCATCTGGCAACAGCATTGGGACACATGGCCATCCGCCGTCGACACAGTGTCCTGTTCGCACGATCGGACAAACTGTTCACCCGACTCCGAGCGGCCCGACTCGACAACACCGTCGACGCCGAAATCCGGCGACTGACCGCCATCGAAGTCCTGATCATCGACGACTTCGCGCTGCGCCCACTCGATGCCACCGAAACCAGCGACTTCTACGAACTCATCGTCGAACGCCACCGCAAGAAGACCACCATCGTCACCTCCAACCGGGAGCCGGCGGAGTGGCTGACCATGACCGCCGACACCCTCCTCGCTCAATCCGCCATCGACCGACTGACCTCCACCGCGCACACCCTCGTCATCGAAGGACCGTCCTACCGCCAACGCACCCGACCCGGAACAGTTGACGCCACCACCGACAACGAGCATCCTCAATAA
- the istA gene encoding IS21 family transposase — MAFREISVNEIREVLRLWLGTAALPAPGLRTIAEHAGVDRKTVRRYVEAAQAAGLSRTDDAGAVSDEVIAAVVATVRPDRPHGHGAAWEQLVPHQEQITKWVAGDGERKPLTIAKIEVLLARQGCVVPYRTLHRFSTEMCGFGRKNLTVRVVDGEPGIECQVDFGYLGMLTDPDDGRARKVHALIFTAVYSRHMFVWLSYSQTLVAVIAGCEAAWKFFGGVFAVLIPDNLKPVVTRADPIAPRLSDGWLDYSAHVGFITDPARVRSPKDKPKVERTVQYVRGNFWAGERFNSLEQAQEAAVRWCSSTAGMRIHGTTCARPREVFEDSELPVLLPVPPEYDVPIFKDVKVHRDFHAEIGRALYSLPQQWIGSTLSVRADTELVKFYHRGTLVKIHPRQPAGGRSTDRADLPEHKSDYALRDVTSLIRTCNGHGRNIGIYAERILDDPLPWTRIRSVYRLQGLVRRYGAERVEQACSLSLDLDVVSVTKIASMLERATEKTAPSLPAAVGQASTRFSRDPSEFRSTTTPSLTVVDAGSASTEGHS; from the coding sequence ATGGCTTTTCGGGAGATCAGTGTGAACGAAATCAGAGAAGTACTACGGCTGTGGCTCGGGACGGCGGCACTGCCGGCTCCGGGGCTGCGCACGATCGCCGAGCATGCCGGTGTGGATCGTAAGACGGTCCGCCGTTACGTCGAGGCAGCCCAAGCAGCCGGCCTGAGCAGAACCGACGATGCCGGCGCGGTCAGCGACGAGGTGATCGCAGCGGTCGTCGCCACTGTCCGGCCCGACCGGCCGCACGGTCACGGCGCGGCATGGGAGCAACTGGTGCCCCATCAGGAGCAGATCACCAAGTGGGTGGCAGGCGACGGTGAACGCAAGCCGCTCACGATCGCGAAAATCGAAGTCCTCCTTGCCCGTCAAGGATGCGTGGTGCCGTACCGGACGTTGCACCGGTTCTCCACCGAGATGTGTGGTTTCGGCCGCAAGAACCTCACCGTCCGCGTCGTCGACGGCGAACCGGGGATCGAATGCCAGGTCGACTTCGGGTATCTGGGGATGCTCACCGACCCCGACGACGGGCGGGCCCGCAAAGTCCACGCCCTGATCTTCACCGCGGTCTACAGCCGGCACATGTTCGTGTGGCTGAGCTATTCGCAGACGTTGGTGGCGGTCATTGCCGGCTGCGAAGCAGCATGGAAGTTCTTCGGCGGCGTGTTCGCGGTCTTGATCCCGGACAATCTCAAACCTGTTGTCACGAGGGCGGACCCGATCGCTCCGCGGTTGAGCGATGGATGGCTCGACTACAGCGCCCACGTCGGGTTCATCACCGACCCGGCGCGGGTGCGCTCGCCGAAGGACAAACCGAAAGTCGAACGCACCGTGCAGTATGTGCGCGGAAACTTCTGGGCCGGTGAACGATTCAACAGTCTAGAGCAAGCGCAGGAGGCGGCGGTTCGGTGGTGCAGCAGCACCGCGGGTATGCGTATTCACGGCACGACATGCGCCCGACCGCGCGAGGTATTCGAGGACTCCGAACTGCCGGTACTGCTTCCGGTGCCGCCGGAGTACGACGTGCCGATCTTCAAGGACGTCAAAGTCCACCGCGACTTCCACGCGGAGATCGGGCGGGCACTGTATTCGTTGCCGCAGCAGTGGATCGGCTCGACACTGTCGGTCCGGGCCGACACCGAGCTGGTCAAGTTCTATCACCGCGGCACCCTGGTGAAGATCCATCCCCGCCAACCTGCAGGTGGGCGCAGTACCGACCGCGCCGACCTCCCCGAACACAAGTCCGACTACGCATTACGCGATGTCACCTCACTGATCAGAACCTGCAACGGCCATGGCCGCAACATCGGGATCTACGCCGAACGGATCCTCGATGACCCACTGCCCTGGACGCGGATTCGTAGTGTCTACCGGCTGCAAGGGTTGGTGAGACGTTACGGAGCCGAGCGGGTCGAACAGGCCTGCTCACTGTCGTTGGATCTCGATGTCGTCTCGGTCACCAAGATCGCGTCCATGTTGGAGCGGGCCACCGAAAAGACAGCACCGTCCTTACCGGCAGCGGTCGGACAGGCATCGACGCGATTCTCTCGTGACCCATCCGAATTCCGTTCCACCACAACACCATCACTGACCGTCGTAGACGCCGGCTCCGCATCCACGGAAGGACACTCATGA
- a CDS encoding alpha/beta fold hydrolase yields MAQPDSVVADIMTETIMSTDGTPIGVHCLGSGSPVVIVHGSISTAQSWLQVASHLAVDHRVFVLDRRGRGLSGDAPEYTLATEAADIGTVLARVTESTGTVPTLVGHSYGAICALEAARRGSELAALVLYEPPLPVDGPVAGEHLAPYAAAIAAADNDAAIRIAMEHFIRIPAAETEAIAATPLWRQFLALAPTWTRELEQIVVCHEHGTSVT; encoded by the coding sequence GTGGCACAGCCTGATTCGGTCGTAGCCGACATCATGACCGAGACGATCATGTCGACCGACGGAACGCCGATCGGAGTACATTGCCTCGGATCCGGTTCACCTGTCGTGATAGTTCACGGCAGCATCTCGACAGCGCAGTCGTGGCTACAGGTAGCCTCACATCTCGCCGTCGACCACCGGGTTTTCGTTCTCGACCGCCGAGGACGTGGCCTGAGCGGCGACGCACCGGAGTACACCCTCGCCACCGAGGCCGCCGACATCGGGACCGTCCTCGCCCGAGTGACCGAGTCGACCGGTACCGTTCCGACTCTGGTCGGCCACTCCTACGGCGCCATATGCGCCCTCGAAGCCGCTCGACGTGGTTCCGAGCTGGCAGCTCTCGTGTTGTACGAACCACCACTGCCGGTGGACGGTCCGGTCGCGGGTGAACATCTCGCCCCGTACGCTGCAGCGATCGCTGCAGCCGACAACGATGCGGCGATACGAATCGCCATGGAGCATTTCATTCGCATACCCGCGGCCGAGACCGAAGCTATTGCCGCAACACCGTTGTGGAGGCAGTTCCTTGCGTTGGCACCCACCTGGACTCGCGAGTTGGAACAGATTGTCGTCTGCCATGAGCATGGGACCAGCGTGACCTGA
- a CDS encoding benzaldehyde dehydrogenase encodes MSNTLLGTTWHGQIYSGGWRAGGGGTTSTVEPATGASLGEIGLANAGDVDDAVARARAAQPAWAATPGHERAAVIREIAKLLEAHRGEFEEWLIREGGSVPGKAAFEVGLVLSELWEAAALPTQPYGHLLPTSETGRSSIGRRVPIGVVGVISPWNFPQILSMRAVAPALALGNAVVLKPDVQTAVSGGVLFARLLEEAGVPEGLFHVLPGDAEPGAAVAEHPGIGMVSFTGSTAVGRKVGEAAGRTLKRVSLELGGNNALIVLDDADLDAASSAGAWGSFLHQGQVCMTAGRHIVLESVADEYLDRLAARAKNLPVGDPFTEQVALGPLINETQLKNVDRIVSETVAAGAEVRAGGTHRELFYAPTVLAGVTSSMAAFREEIFGPVAPVIVVRDEDEAVAVANDTEYGLVAAIQTGSADRGRHLADRLTTGIVHVNDQTLNNDAYAPFGGTGASGNGARFGTQSSWDEFTQWQWLTVRDHAHPFPF; translated from the coding sequence GTGAGCAACACTTTGTTGGGTACCACCTGGCACGGTCAGATCTACAGTGGCGGTTGGCGTGCGGGTGGTGGCGGCACCACAAGCACAGTAGAACCGGCGACCGGTGCGAGTCTGGGCGAGATCGGCCTGGCGAATGCCGGCGACGTCGACGATGCCGTGGCCAGGGCCCGCGCTGCGCAGCCCGCGTGGGCGGCCACCCCCGGACACGAGCGAGCGGCTGTGATCCGGGAAATTGCAAAGCTGCTCGAGGCGCATCGCGGTGAGTTCGAGGAATGGCTCATCCGTGAGGGTGGATCGGTACCGGGCAAAGCTGCGTTCGAGGTCGGTCTCGTCCTGAGTGAGTTGTGGGAAGCGGCAGCTCTGCCCACCCAGCCCTACGGCCATCTGCTGCCCACCAGCGAGACTGGACGCTCCAGCATCGGCCGTCGCGTGCCGATCGGCGTCGTCGGCGTCATCAGCCCGTGGAACTTCCCGCAGATTCTGTCGATGCGCGCAGTCGCTCCCGCGCTGGCTCTCGGCAATGCGGTCGTCCTCAAGCCGGATGTGCAGACCGCCGTGTCCGGTGGTGTGTTGTTCGCCCGCCTCCTCGAGGAGGCCGGCGTTCCGGAGGGTCTCTTCCACGTGCTGCCCGGCGACGCCGAGCCCGGGGCCGCCGTTGCCGAACATCCCGGCATCGGCATGGTGTCGTTCACCGGATCCACCGCTGTCGGTCGAAAAGTAGGTGAGGCAGCCGGTCGCACGCTCAAGCGCGTCTCTCTCGAACTCGGTGGCAACAACGCACTGATCGTGCTCGATGACGCGGATCTGGACGCCGCCAGCTCCGCAGGCGCGTGGGGATCGTTCCTGCACCAGGGACAGGTGTGTATGACGGCAGGTAGGCACATCGTGCTGGAGTCCGTCGCCGACGAGTACCTCGATCGTCTTGCCGCTCGCGCGAAGAACCTTCCGGTGGGAGACCCGTTCACCGAGCAGGTTGCGCTCGGACCACTGATCAACGAGACGCAACTGAAGAACGTGGACCGCATCGTCTCCGAGACCGTGGCGGCCGGAGCGGAAGTTCGCGCCGGTGGCACACATCGCGAATTGTTCTACGCGCCGACAGTTCTCGCTGGAGTGACATCGTCGATGGCCGCATTCCGGGAAGAGATCTTCGGGCCGGTGGCACCCGTCATCGTCGTGCGCGACGAGGACGAGGCCGTTGCCGTCGCCAACGACACCGAGTACGGTCTGGTCGCCGCGATCCAAACCGGATCAGCCGATCGGGGCAGGCATCTCGCAGACCGCCTGACCACAGGAATTGTCCACGTGAACGACCAGACACTGAACAACGATGCGTATGCCCCGTTCGGTGGAACCGGTGCCTCGGGCAATGGTGCACGATTCGGTACCCAGAGCAGTTGGGACGAGTTCACTCAGTGGCAGTGGCTCACTGTTCGCGACCACGCTCACCCGTTCCCGTTCTGA
- a CDS encoding GMC family oxidoreductase, with protein sequence MDDAFDYVIVGGGSAGCVLASRLSENPDVTVLLLESGGRDDHPDLAVPPAWPSLWGSNVDYSYNTVPQEAAGGGAHNWPRGHTLGGSSSINAMVHLRGHRNDFDTWAQVAGESWSYDAVLPYFMKSETVPDGDAKVRGDKGPLRPAPSSSPNPVSQTFLDAAAEAGHPATGDFNGTEQEGAGWHDLAISDGARLSVASAYLAPVEAHRPNLTVSTGSRAQSLVVKDGRCVAVRYRRDGEPMTASARHDVILSAGAVDSPRLLLLSGIGPAEELQELGIPVVHDLPGVGRNLHDHPLCSVVYEATQPIPPASTNHAEVSMLWRSDDDLDGPDMQLMFIHVPFHQPTLVAPENSITFGVTTVPDSRGSVRLATANPEDLPLIDPAYLTATSDVDRLVDAIAVARNIAATDAFATWGLTEVLPGAAVDSDAALRDYVARGTGTYYHPVGTCAMGTGPDSVVGPDLRVHGIDGLRVVDASVIPRVVCVNTNAATVMVAEKAADLIG encoded by the coding sequence ATGGACGATGCATTCGACTACGTGATTGTCGGTGGCGGATCCGCCGGCTGCGTACTGGCGTCACGACTGAGCGAAAACCCCGATGTGACAGTGCTGCTGCTGGAAAGCGGTGGCCGCGACGATCACCCGGACCTCGCAGTTCCCCCCGCCTGGCCGTCGCTCTGGGGTAGCAACGTCGACTACTCCTACAACACGGTTCCGCAGGAGGCGGCTGGCGGCGGTGCGCACAATTGGCCGCGGGGTCATACCCTCGGCGGGAGCAGCTCCATCAATGCGATGGTCCACCTGCGCGGACACCGAAACGATTTCGACACCTGGGCGCAGGTAGCGGGGGAATCGTGGTCTTACGACGCAGTGCTGCCGTACTTCATGAAGTCCGAAACGGTACCCGACGGAGACGCAAAGGTTCGCGGCGACAAGGGCCCGTTGAGACCGGCTCCGTCGTCCTCGCCGAATCCGGTGTCGCAGACGTTTCTCGATGCGGCCGCCGAGGCCGGGCATCCAGCCACAGGCGACTTCAACGGCACCGAGCAAGAAGGTGCGGGTTGGCACGATCTGGCGATCTCCGACGGTGCCCGGCTCAGCGTGGCGTCGGCCTACCTGGCACCCGTCGAGGCGCATCGACCCAACCTGACCGTGTCGACGGGATCGCGGGCGCAATCGCTGGTGGTGAAGGACGGCCGCTGCGTTGCCGTCAGATACCGGCGCGACGGCGAGCCGATGACAGCGTCGGCTCGACACGACGTCATTCTGAGCGCGGGTGCCGTGGATTCACCCCGGTTACTGCTGCTGTCGGGAATCGGACCGGCCGAGGAACTGCAGGAGCTTGGAATCCCCGTCGTACACGATCTACCGGGTGTAGGACGAAACTTGCACGACCATCCCCTGTGCAGTGTGGTTTACGAAGCAACGCAACCGATTCCGCCCGCGTCCACCAATCACGCCGAGGTGTCCATGCTCTGGCGTAGCGATGACGATCTCGATGGTCCGGACATGCAGCTGATGTTCATTCACGTGCCGTTCCATCAACCGACTCTTGTCGCCCCGGAGAACAGCATCACGTTCGGTGTCACCACCGTGCCCGACAGTCGCGGCAGCGTACGACTTGCGACGGCGAATCCGGAAGATCTGCCACTGATCGATCCGGCATATCTCACTGCGACATCGGACGTGGACCGATTGGTCGATGCTATTGCGGTTGCCCGCAACATTGCTGCGACCGACGCCTTCGCGACGTGGGGTCTGACGGAGGTACTTCCCGGTGCCGCTGTGGATTCGGACGCAGCACTGCGGGATTACGTCGCCCGAGGGACTGGGACCTACTACCACCCGGTGGGTACCTGCGCGATGGGAACGGGCCCTGATTCCGTCGTCGGGCCCGATCTTCGGGTACACGGCATCGACGGCCTGCGCGTGGTCGACGCGTCCGTCATACCGAGAGTCGTGTGTGTCAATACCAATGCCGCGACGGTGATGGTTGCAGAGAAGGCCGCGGACCTGATCGGTTGA
- a CDS encoding helix-turn-helix domain-containing protein yields MMWQDEQWRDERWRGELGDAFAGLVPECIDDRPLTGRIEGTTVGELGAFQIAGSPQTVRRSRSAVRRRPTDAVKVCVQLQGRAIVRQGDHELVIRAGQLGIYDTRRAYDLRLEGDWQCAVMAFPPSALRLPHKLIDATMQRAHDVGSGPGAVLDSFVRAALAQTADDAVDSGSALRFADAGLSLISSALTSGTHIDVDEAGEHARKLAVLTYIDQHLLDPDLCHHSVAAAFAMSPRSLDRLFDGEIATVTATIREMRLDGARRDLLAARAARSTVGAVAGRWCFSDAAHFSRLYKRRFGISPSAERTALR; encoded by the coding sequence ATGATGTGGCAGGACGAGCAGTGGCGAGACGAGCGCTGGCGGGGCGAACTCGGGGACGCGTTCGCGGGACTGGTGCCCGAGTGCATCGACGACCGACCGTTGACCGGACGAATCGAGGGCACCACAGTCGGTGAGCTGGGCGCATTTCAGATCGCCGGCTCGCCGCAGACGGTGCGGCGGTCCCGCTCGGCCGTGCGCAGACGACCCACCGATGCCGTCAAAGTATGTGTGCAACTACAGGGCAGAGCAATCGTGCGGCAGGGCGACCACGAACTGGTCATTCGTGCGGGGCAGCTCGGAATCTACGACACCCGCCGAGCATACGATCTGCGGCTGGAGGGCGATTGGCAATGCGCGGTGATGGCATTCCCGCCCAGTGCACTTCGGCTGCCGCACAAATTGATCGATGCCACGATGCAGCGTGCGCATGACGTCGGCTCCGGCCCCGGCGCGGTACTCGACTCCTTCGTCCGGGCAGCGCTCGCGCAGACGGCCGACGACGCAGTCGATTCCGGCTCGGCCCTGCGTTTCGCCGACGCCGGGCTCAGCCTCATCAGCAGTGCCCTCACCTCGGGCACTCACATCGATGTCGACGAAGCAGGTGAGCACGCCAGGAAGCTGGCCGTCCTCACCTACATCGATCAGCACCTCCTGGACCCCGACCTGTGTCACCATTCCGTCGCCGCCGCATTTGCCATGTCGCCGCGCAGTCTCGACAGATTGTTCGATGGCGAAATCGCCACTGTGACAGCGACTATCCGCGAGATGAGACTCGATGGTGCCCGCCGAGATCTACTCGCGGCCCGAGCGGCGAGGTCCACGGTCGGTGCTGTTGCCGGGCGTTGGTGCTTCTCCGACGCGGCGCACTTCAGTCGACTGTACAAGCGCAGATTCGGTATCAGTCCGTCCGCGGAACGGACCGCGCTTCGCTGA
- the catC gene encoding muconolactone Delta-isomerase, translating into MLFAVKMDVALPQDLDVDVRTDTLAREKAYSQQLQRDGEWVSIWRLVGQYSNLSIFDVRDNERLHEILWNLPLFPYMSIDVSPLAQHPSDISAV; encoded by the coding sequence ATGCTGTTTGCTGTGAAGATGGATGTCGCGCTGCCGCAGGATCTCGATGTGGATGTACGAACCGACACTCTCGCCCGAGAGAAGGCGTACTCGCAGCAGCTGCAGCGCGACGGCGAGTGGGTGAGCATCTGGCGACTCGTAGGTCAGTACTCGAACCTCAGTATCTTCGATGTGCGGGACAACGAGCGACTGCACGAGATTCTGTGGAATCTGCCGCTGTTCCCGTACATGAGTATCGACGTGAGCCCACTGGCCCAGCATCCGTCGGACATTTCCGCGGTGTAA
- the catA gene encoding catechol 1,2-dioxygenase: MSVDHAETNNLTGEVATAAASGANATQRFTSDKQAAAHTPPERVSLLARQVLSAVHDTVREHKVTYEEYNALKAWLINVGQTGEWPLFLDVWVEHVVEEVAGESREGSKGTIEGPYYVPDAPELGSAAILPTRDGEKGTPLLFQGQVKAVDGTPLQHAVIEIWHADADGFYSQFAPGIPEWNLRGTVTTDDQGQFWIHTMKPAPYQIPTDGACGNLISAAGWHPWRPAHLHLKVAADGYQQITTQLYFPGDAHNDDDVANAVKPELILDPQDVAGGQEVTYDFVLDKD; encoded by the coding sequence ATGAGTGTCGATCACGCAGAGACGAACAACCTGACCGGCGAGGTCGCCACTGCGGCCGCGTCCGGCGCGAATGCCACCCAGCGCTTCACCTCCGACAAGCAGGCCGCTGCCCACACTCCACCCGAGCGCGTCAGTCTGCTTGCCCGCCAGGTGCTCTCGGCCGTCCACGACACGGTCCGCGAACACAAGGTGACCTACGAAGAGTACAACGCACTCAAGGCATGGCTCATCAACGTCGGTCAGACCGGTGAATGGCCGCTGTTCCTCGACGTCTGGGTCGAGCACGTGGTCGAAGAAGTTGCCGGTGAATCCCGGGAGGGCAGCAAGGGCACCATCGAGGGCCCGTACTACGTTCCGGACGCTCCAGAGTTGGGTTCGGCCGCAATCCTGCCCACCCGCGACGGCGAGAAGGGCACCCCGTTGCTGTTCCAGGGCCAGGTCAAGGCCGTGGACGGAACGCCGCTGCAGCATGCCGTCATCGAAATCTGGCACGCCGACGCAGACGGCTTCTACTCGCAGTTCGCACCGGGAATCCCCGAATGGAATCTGCGCGGCACCGTGACCACCGACGATCAGGGCCAGTTCTGGATTCACACCATGAAGCCTGCGCCGTACCAGATCCCGACCGACGGGGCATGCGGCAATCTCATCTCTGCCGCAGGATGGCACCCGTGGCGTCCGGCACACCTGCACCTCAAGGTCGCTGCCGACGGCTACCAGCAGATCACCACTCAGCTCTACTTCCCCGGTGACGCGCACAACGACGACGATGTCGCCAACGCCGTCAAGCCGGAACTCATCCTCGACCCGCAGGACGTCGCCGGTGGCCAAGAAGTGACGTACGACTTCGTACTCGACAAGGACTGA
- a CDS encoding mandelate racemase/muconate lactonizing enzyme family protein — MKIVAVDAIPYSIPYRKPLKFASGEVAAADHVLVRVHTDDGVVGIADAPPRPFTYGETQRGVTAVIETLFAPAVIGLPLTAREMVNAKLARTVGNPVAKSAVDMAIWDALGQTLDLPVTELLGGYTDRMRVSHMLGFDSPAAMVDEANRMRETYGIDVFKVKVGRRPIGLDIAVVRALREGLGPDTELYVDGNRGWTAAESARAMKEMSDLGLTLAEELCSADDVLGRRWLVQQLDVPFVADESATTPAEVTREILGGSATAVSIKTARTGFTTSQRTHHLCEGLGIDVVMGNQIDGQLGTACTVAFGAAFDLTSRRAGELSNFLDMSDDLLTESLEIRDGTLSVLPGSGLGVRIDPDKLAKYRTDQ, encoded by the coding sequence ATGAAGATCGTCGCCGTCGACGCGATCCCGTATTCGATCCCGTACCGAAAACCGCTGAAGTTCGCCAGCGGTGAGGTCGCTGCGGCCGATCACGTGTTGGTTCGGGTGCACACCGACGACGGCGTTGTCGGTATCGCAGACGCTCCGCCCAGGCCGTTCACCTACGGCGAGACCCAGCGCGGTGTGACTGCGGTGATCGAGACCCTGTTCGCGCCGGCCGTCATCGGCCTTCCGCTCACGGCCCGTGAGATGGTCAACGCGAAACTTGCTCGTACAGTTGGTAATCCGGTTGCCAAGTCCGCCGTGGACATGGCAATCTGGGATGCCCTCGGGCAGACTCTGGACCTACCGGTCACCGAACTTCTCGGCGGCTACACCGACCGCATGAGGGTGAGCCACATGCTCGGATTCGATTCGCCCGCAGCAATGGTCGACGAAGCCAACAGGATGCGAGAGACGTACGGAATCGACGTCTTCAAGGTAAAAGTCGGCCGCCGACCGATAGGCCTCGACATCGCAGTCGTCCGCGCACTCCGCGAGGGCCTCGGTCCCGACACCGAACTGTATGTCGACGGTAATCGTGGCTGGACCGCCGCTGAATCTGCGCGCGCCATGAAAGAGATGTCCGACCTCGGACTGACCCTCGCCGAGGAACTGTGCTCCGCCGACGACGTGCTCGGCCGACGATGGCTCGTCCAACAACTCGACGTCCCCTTCGTGGCCGACGAATCGGCGACCACCCCGGCCGAGGTCACCAGGGAAATTCTCGGTGGATCCGCGACCGCGGTGAGCATCAAGACCGCTCGTACCGGCTTCACCACGTCACAGCGGACCCACCACCTGTGTGAGGGCCTCGGCATCGATGTGGTGATGGGAAACCAGATCGACGGCCAGCTCGGCACGGCCTGCACCGTCGCCTTCGGTGCTGCCTTCGACCTGACGTCGCGTCGGGCAGGCGAGCTGTCCAACTTCCTCGACATGAGCGACGACCTTCTCACCGAGAGCCTCGAAATTCGGGACGGCACGCTCAGTGTCCTGCCGGGCTCGGGACTCGGTGTGCGCATCGACCCGGACAAACTCGCGAAATACCGAACCGACCAATGA